From Myxococcus xanthus, a single genomic window includes:
- a CDS encoding ATPase domain-containing protein: protein MSSSEQPARQDARVSTGVPGLDAVLGGGLVSSGVYIFVGEPGAGKTLFANQLCYHQGRAGARCLYVTLLAESHARMLANMRDMAFFDSALLPEGVYYVSGFRTLEEHGLPGLLELLRREVRNHNASILVLDGLVQAQEAAGSSRDFKKFIHELQVAAGLTRFTALLLTSANGPAVHPEYTMVDGILELRERTQGVRSWRELQVRKFRGSPTLHGVHAFRITSDGLEVFPRLESRVQRTPPPDPGAHRLHFGVPSLDALFPEGLAAGSTSLLLGPPGAGKTLLGCSLLAEGLKQGEHCLYMGFYEPPNRLLGKVASAGIDLGGAMADGRLNFIWQPPSECILDVLADQLLSDVRRRNVKRVFVDGLSAMQQASPEPARINSFFAALTQELRCTGTTTLFGMETPRLFGPVLDVPMEVGPSAVAENLFFLRHVELEGRLRRLLSIFKMRDTHYDPTLREFVITPQGIEVLPPFSVAVDTLLTGLARHPGTGHF, encoded by the coding sequence ATGTCCTCTTCCGAGCAACCCGCACGGCAGGACGCACGCGTATCGACTGGCGTGCCTGGGCTTGACGCCGTGCTGGGCGGCGGGCTCGTGTCGTCGGGTGTCTACATCTTCGTGGGGGAGCCGGGCGCGGGGAAGACGCTCTTCGCCAACCAGCTCTGCTACCACCAGGGGCGCGCCGGCGCGCGGTGCCTGTATGTCACGCTGCTGGCGGAGTCCCACGCTCGCATGCTGGCCAACATGCGGGACATGGCCTTCTTCGACTCGGCGCTGCTGCCCGAGGGCGTCTACTACGTCAGCGGCTTCCGCACGCTGGAGGAGCACGGGCTGCCGGGGTTGCTGGAGCTCTTGCGGCGCGAGGTGCGCAACCACAACGCCAGCATCCTGGTGCTGGATGGCCTGGTGCAGGCGCAGGAGGCGGCCGGCAGCAGCCGCGACTTCAAGAAGTTCATCCACGAGCTCCAGGTCGCCGCCGGGCTGACGCGCTTCACGGCGCTGCTGCTCACCAGCGCTAACGGTCCCGCCGTCCATCCGGAATACACCATGGTGGATGGCATCCTGGAGCTGCGCGAGCGCACCCAGGGCGTGCGCTCCTGGCGCGAGCTGCAAGTGCGCAAGTTCCGGGGGAGCCCCACGCTGCACGGCGTCCACGCCTTCCGCATCACCAGCGACGGGTTGGAGGTCTTCCCCCGGTTGGAGTCGCGGGTGCAGCGCACGCCGCCGCCGGACCCGGGCGCCCACCGCCTCCACTTCGGCGTTCCGTCCCTGGACGCGCTCTTCCCGGAGGGGCTGGCGGCGGGGTCCACCTCCCTGCTGCTCGGTCCACCTGGCGCGGGCAAGACGCTGCTGGGATGCAGCTTGCTGGCAGAGGGTCTGAAGCAGGGCGAGCACTGTCTGTACATGGGCTTCTACGAGCCGCCCAACCGGCTGTTGGGCAAGGTTGCATCCGCGGGTATCGACCTGGGCGGCGCTATGGCGGATGGACGGCTCAACTTCATCTGGCAGCCGCCTTCCGAGTGCATTCTCGACGTGTTGGCGGACCAGCTCCTGTCGGACGTTCGGCGGCGCAACGTGAAGCGGGTGTTCGTGGACGGGCTCAGCGCCATGCAACAGGCCTCGCCCGAGCCCGCGCGCATCAATTCGTTCTTCGCGGCCCTCACCCAGGAGCTGCGTTGCACGGGGACCACCACCCTCTTCGGCATGGAGACACCGCGGCTCTTCGGTCCGGTGCTGGACGTCCCGATGGAGGTGGGTCCTTCCGCTGTGGCGGAGAACCTCTTTTTCCTGAGACATGTCGAGCTCGAAGGCCGCCTGCGCAGGCTGCTGAGCATCTTCAAGATGCGTGACACCCACTATGACCCCACCCTGAGGGAGTTCGTCATCACACCCCAGGGAATCGAGGTGCTGCCCCCCTTCAGTGTCGCTGTGGATACCCTGCTCACGGGACTTGCCCGGCACCCGGGCACTGGCCATTTCTGA
- a CDS encoding response regulator, whose translation METVLVVDDEQGILEALADLLREEGYRVLTASHGREALERMAELRPDLVLTDWMMPVLDGPALIERIRAEPAYKDVSLMGMSAVDVSALRHRYPGMPFLQKPFDIHALMRQVRKALDGKQG comes from the coding sequence ATGGAGACGGTCCTGGTGGTGGATGACGAGCAGGGCATCCTGGAAGCCCTGGCGGACCTCCTTCGGGAGGAGGGCTATCGCGTCCTGACGGCCTCTCACGGCCGTGAGGCGCTGGAGCGGATGGCGGAGCTCCGGCCGGACCTGGTCCTCACTGACTGGATGATGCCCGTTCTGGACGGACCGGCACTCATCGAGCGCATCCGGGCCGAGCCGGCCTACAAGGATGTCTCACTCATGGGGATGAGCGCGGTGGACGTGTCCGCGCTGCGGCATCGGTATCCTGGCATGCCGTTCCTCCAGAAGCCCTTCGACATCCACGCGCTGATGCGACAGGTCCGCAAGGCCCTGGACGGAAAGCAAGGCTGA
- a CDS encoding DUF3703 domain-containing protein yields MKPKLRAAFEAELREAHEAESRSEHVRTWRHLERVHVLSQAHAGPHVRVHWRMLGFGWRRRNAAEWVGQVVRLLVAAPGSWLGRAPLGNTGGANVGILTPMPIPDDLRALLDADR; encoded by the coding sequence ATGAAGCCGAAGCTGCGCGCCGCTTTCGAAGCGGAGTTGCGCGAGGCCCATGAAGCGGAGTCGCGTTCGGAGCATGTGCGTACCTGGCGGCACCTCGAGCGGGTCCACGTCCTCAGTCAGGCCCACGCGGGCCCTCACGTGCGGGTGCACTGGCGCATGCTGGGGTTCGGGTGGCGCCGGCGGAACGCCGCGGAGTGGGTGGGGCAGGTGGTGCGGTTGCTGGTCGCCGCGCCAGGCTCATGGCTCGGGCGGGCACCGCTGGGAAACACCGGTGGCGCGAACGTGGGCATCCTCACGCCCATGCCCATTCCCGACGACCTGCGCGCCCTGCTGGACGCCGACCGCTGA
- a CDS encoding PAS domain-containing sensor histidine kinase, with translation MAEREPGLDAAGDVSPPARGGHDALVDNVDGIVWEADPSVRFIFVSKQAERLLGYPVEQWLTEPHFWLEHLHPDDRAWASTYCHTAVEQCLPHEFEYRMLAADGRVVWLRDIVTVLSKDGRAHRLQGVMVDVTEQHQAQERLEQTVSLLEATLDSTADGLLVVDRDGHITACNRQFEQLWGLTGLAACTHDATLLAAVREKLKAPDAFLSRVQSLYEEPSQESFDIIELRNGRILERYSLPQRRRGLITGRVWSFRDVTERVHAQRTQERLLAEAHEAIRVRDDFLSIAAHELKTPLTPLRLHLELLKRALAAREPIAPERVDKAMAQVDRLSALVNDLVDATSVEAGRLKLQRKPVSLLEVANEACSEFRGLSAEHAFMCELPQEDLLVMGDRGRLSQVLANLLENAVKYSPLGGTVRVSLSHVDGNAVLSVADGGIGISREEQAHLFGRFFRASNAPVSGFGGLGLGLYICRDIIERHGGHIWVDSELGRGSTFHVSLPVLTATAQWEARP, from the coding sequence ATGGCGGAGAGGGAGCCGGGCCTCGACGCAGCGGGGGACGTCAGCCCGCCTGCCCGGGGTGGACATGACGCGCTGGTCGACAATGTCGACGGCATCGTCTGGGAGGCAGACCCCTCCGTCCGCTTCATCTTCGTGAGCAAGCAGGCGGAGCGGCTGCTCGGCTATCCGGTGGAGCAGTGGCTCACCGAGCCTCACTTCTGGTTGGAGCACCTGCATCCAGACGACCGGGCCTGGGCCTCCACCTATTGCCACACCGCGGTGGAGCAGTGCCTTCCCCACGAATTCGAATACCGGATGCTGGCCGCGGACGGCCGCGTCGTCTGGCTGCGTGACATCGTCACCGTGCTGTCCAAGGACGGCCGCGCCCACCGGCTTCAAGGCGTCATGGTGGACGTCACCGAGCAGCATCAGGCCCAGGAGCGGCTGGAGCAGACGGTGTCCCTGCTGGAGGCCACGCTCGACTCGACGGCGGACGGACTGCTGGTGGTCGACCGGGACGGACACATCACCGCCTGCAACCGCCAATTCGAGCAGCTCTGGGGACTGACGGGACTGGCTGCCTGCACGCACGACGCGACGCTGCTCGCGGCCGTGCGCGAGAAGTTGAAGGCCCCGGACGCCTTCTTGTCGCGGGTCCAGTCCCTGTACGAGGAGCCAAGCCAGGAGAGCTTCGACATCATCGAACTGCGCAACGGCCGCATCCTGGAGCGCTACTCCCTGCCTCAGCGGCGGCGCGGGCTCATCACCGGCCGCGTCTGGAGCTTCCGCGACGTCACCGAGCGCGTGCACGCACAGCGCACGCAGGAGCGGCTGCTGGCCGAGGCGCACGAGGCCATTCGCGTGCGCGACGACTTCCTCTCCATCGCCGCCCACGAGCTCAAGACGCCCCTGACGCCGCTGCGCCTCCACCTGGAGCTGCTGAAGCGGGCGCTGGCGGCCAGGGAGCCCATCGCGCCCGAGCGCGTGGACAAGGCCATGGCGCAGGTGGACCGCCTGTCCGCGCTGGTCAATGATCTGGTGGACGCCACCAGCGTGGAGGCGGGCCGGCTGAAGCTGCAACGCAAACCCGTGTCGCTCCTGGAGGTGGCGAACGAAGCGTGCTCGGAGTTCCGTGGCCTCAGCGCGGAGCATGCCTTCATGTGCGAGCTCCCCCAGGAGGACCTCCTCGTCATGGGCGACCGGGGCCGGCTGTCACAGGTGCTGGCCAACCTCCTGGAGAACGCCGTCAAATACAGCCCGCTGGGCGGCACCGTGCGCGTCTCCCTGTCTCACGTGGACGGCAACGCCGTGCTCAGCGTGGCGGACGGTGGCATCGGCATCTCCCGGGAGGAGCAGGCGCACCTCTTCGGCCGCTTCTTCCGCGCGAGCAACGCGCCCGTATCCGGCTTCGGGGGCCTGGGCCTGGGGCTCTACATCTGCCGGGACATCATCGAACGGCACGGCGGTCACATCTGGGTGGACAGCGAGCTGGGCCGAGGCTCCACGTTCCATGTCTCGCTGCCCGTGCTGACCGCGACGGCGCAATGGGAGGCCCGGCCCTGA
- a CDS encoding HAMP domain-containing protein, whose amino-acid sequence MATKKVSSRREAVAAPPSPRIREDDSQSLDSRQLLRVLTAVRKGDFSVRMPVDKVGSAGKVADTLNEIIELSERMAREFERIGNVVGKEGRITQRGNVVGALGSWGDCVESVNMLVADLVQPTTEMGRVIGAVAKGDLSQTMALEVDGRPLRGEFLRTARLVNGMVEQLGAFASEVTRVAREVGTDGKLGGQAKVKGVAGTWKDLTDNVNSMASNLTAQVRSIAEVTTAVAKGDLSKKITVDVRGEILELKNTINTMVDQLNSFASEVTRVAREVGTEGKLGGQAVVRGVGGTWKDLTDNVNSMASNLTSQVRNIAEVTTAVAKGDLSKKITVDAKGEVLELKNTINTMVDQLNSFASEVTRVAREVGTDGKLGGQADVKGVAGVWKDLTDNVNSMASNLTSQVRNIAEVTTAVANGDLSKKITVDVRGEILELKNTINTMVDQLNSFASEVTRVAREVGTEGKLGGQAVVRGVGGTWKDLTDNVNSMASNLTSQVRNIAEVTTAVAKGDLSKKITVDAKGEVLELKNTINTMVDQLSSFASEVTRVAKEVGTEGKLGGQAIVRGVGGTWKDLTDNVNSMASNLTSQVRNIAEVTMAVARGDLSKKITVDVRGEILELKNTINTMVDQLSSFASEVTRVAREVGTEGKLGGQAVVRGVGGTWKDLTDNVNSMASNLTSQVRNIAEVTTAVANGDLSKKITVDVRGEILELKNTINTMVDQLNSFASEVTRVAREVGTEGKLGGQAVVKGVAGTWKDLTDNVNSMASNLTSQVRNIAEVTTAVAKGDLSKKITVDVQGEILELKNTINTMVDQLNSFASEVTRVAREVGTEGKLGGQAEVKGVAGTWKDLTDNVNSMASNLTTQVRGIAKVVTSVANGDLKRKLVVDAKGEIAELADTINGMIDTLAVFADQVTTVAREVGIEGKLGGQARVPGTAGIWRDLTDNVNQLAANLTTQVRAIAEVATAVTKGDLTRFITVSAQGEVAALKDNINEMIRNLKDTTRKNTEQDWLKTNLAKFTRVLQGQRDLLTVSKVILSELAPLVDAQHGVFYISERADGGDQMLKLLASYAYRQRKGLANTFKYGEGLVGQCALEKEPILLSDVPDSYIRIASGLGEEVPRNIVVLPVLFEGEVKAVIELASFHTFSEVHMGFLEQLTESIGIVLNTIAANMRTEALLKQSQALTDELRKQQEELTETNKRLEQQATSLQQSEELLKRQQEELRSTNEELQEKAKLLSEQKTEVERKNGEVEQAKLALEEKAEQLSLTSKYKSEFLANMSHELRTPLNSLLILSQTLSDNVDGNLTSRQVEFAKTIHASGADLLELINDILDLSKIESGTMAVDVGPLRFGDLREFVDRTFRQVADKKGLEFHIGLGDSLPGELETDAKRLQQVLKNLLSNAFKFTESGSVSLHIGLAKGGWSPDHAMLSSAPSVVAFTVADTGIGIPKDKHQIIFEAFQQADGSTARKYGGTGLGLSISREIARLLGGEIRLESDVGRGSAFTLYLPLAFMAERPPEEHARWDYNPLATTVLPAPIAEPVSESRVSSLSRMDIDDDRSSILPGDKVLLAVTHLADHAARLRAAAQGTGFKLLVSTEVEDALDAVRNTRPAAVAVDLDLPEMAGWVVLDRLKHDASTRALPVYTVSVEDHRERSLNLGAIGHLRAAADPEAAVAALESLKRFVERKGRGLLVVEDDPVHRQTLTELLGSDDVQTVAVGTAAEALAALAERRFDCMVLDLGLPDMPGTELIRRVHEAHGAGGPPLIVYTGRELTRAQETELRRVAEAIVVKDAQSPERLLEETSLFLHRSPSDLTEPKRRMLEKAREKDPLLVNRKVLVVDDDVRNIFALNTVLERYGMKVAFAESAREGLDQLEKDADIELVLMDVMMPEMDGYQAMRAIRRMERFVHLPILALTAKAMKGDREKCLEAGASDYITKPVDIEKLLSLLRVWLHAPRGMPPRGSRTEVSG is encoded by the coding sequence ATGGCCACGAAGAAGGTTTCCTCCCGCCGTGAAGCTGTCGCGGCTCCCCCTTCACCGCGAATCCGGGAGGATGATTCGCAGTCGCTCGACTCGCGCCAGTTGCTGCGGGTCCTCACCGCCGTCCGCAAGGGCGACTTCTCCGTGCGCATGCCGGTGGACAAGGTGGGCAGCGCCGGGAAGGTGGCGGACACGTTGAACGAAATCATCGAACTCAGCGAGCGCATGGCCCGTGAGTTCGAGCGCATCGGCAACGTGGTGGGCAAGGAAGGCCGCATCACCCAGCGCGGCAACGTGGTGGGCGCGCTGGGCTCGTGGGGCGACTGTGTCGAGTCGGTGAACATGCTGGTGGCCGACCTGGTGCAACCGACGACGGAGATGGGCCGCGTCATCGGCGCCGTGGCCAAAGGTGACCTGTCGCAGACCATGGCCCTGGAAGTGGATGGACGTCCCCTCCGAGGCGAGTTCCTCCGCACCGCCCGGTTGGTGAACGGGATGGTGGAGCAGCTCGGCGCATTCGCTTCCGAGGTGACGCGCGTGGCCCGCGAGGTGGGCACCGACGGAAAGCTGGGCGGTCAGGCCAAGGTGAAGGGCGTGGCCGGCACGTGGAAGGACCTCACGGACAACGTGAACTCCATGGCCTCCAACCTCACCGCGCAGGTGCGGAGCATCGCCGAGGTGACGACGGCCGTCGCCAAGGGCGACCTGTCGAAGAAGATCACCGTCGACGTGCGCGGCGAAATCCTGGAGCTGAAGAACACCATCAACACGATGGTGGACCAGCTCAACTCGTTCGCCTCGGAAGTGACGCGTGTGGCGCGTGAAGTGGGCACGGAGGGCAAGCTGGGCGGACAGGCCGTCGTGCGCGGTGTCGGTGGCACGTGGAAGGACCTCACCGACAACGTGAACTCCATGGCGTCGAACCTGACGTCCCAGGTGCGCAACATCGCCGAGGTGACGACGGCCGTCGCCAAGGGTGACCTGTCGAAGAAGATTACCGTCGATGCCAAGGGCGAGGTGTTGGAGCTGAAGAACACCATCAACACGATGGTGGACCAGCTCAACTCGTTCGCCTCGGAAGTGACGCGCGTGGCGCGCGAGGTGGGCACCGACGGAAAGCTGGGCGGTCAGGCCGATGTGAAGGGCGTGGCCGGCGTGTGGAAGGACCTCACGGACAACGTGAACAGCATGGCGTCCAACCTCACGTCGCAGGTGCGCAACATCGCCGAGGTGACGACGGCGGTGGCGAACGGCGACCTGTCGAAGAAAATCACCGTCGACGTGCGCGGCGAAATCCTGGAGCTGAAGAACACCATCAACACGATGGTGGACCAGCTCAACTCATTTGCCTCGGAAGTGACGCGCGTGGCGCGTGAAGTGGGCACGGAGGGCAAGCTCGGAGGACAGGCCGTCGTGCGCGGTGTCGGCGGCACGTGGAAGGACCTCACCGACAACGTGAACTCCATGGCGTCGAACCTGACGTCTCAGGTGCGCAACATCGCCGAGGTGACGACGGCCGTCGCCAAGGGCGACCTGTCGAAGAAGATTACCGTCGATGCCAAGGGCGAGGTGCTGGAGCTGAAGAACACCATCAACACGATGGTGGACCAGTTGTCATCCTTCGCCTCGGAAGTGACGCGCGTCGCGAAGGAAGTCGGTACGGAAGGAAAGCTCGGTGGTCAGGCCATCGTTCGCGGCGTCGGTGGAACGTGGAAGGACCTCACCGACAACGTGAACAGCATGGCGTCCAACCTCACGTCCCAGGTGCGAAACATCGCCGAGGTGACGATGGCGGTGGCGCGCGGTGACCTCTCCAAGAAGATCACCGTGGACGTGCGCGGTGAAATCCTGGAGCTGAAGAACACCATCAACACGATGGTGGACCAACTGTCGTCCTTCGCCTCGGAAGTGACGCGCGTGGCGCGCGAGGTGGGTACGGAAGGAAAGCTCGGTGGTCAGGCCGTCGTGCGCGGCGTCGGTGGAACGTGGAAGGACCTCACCGACAACGTGAACAGCATGGCGTCCAACCTCACGTCCCAGGTGCGCAACATCGCGGAAGTCACCACGGCCGTGGCCAATGGTGACCTCTCCAAGAAAATCACCGTGGACGTGCGAGGCGAAATCCTGGAGCTGAAGAACACCATCAACACGATGGTGGACCAGCTCAACTCGTTCGCGTCGGAAGTGACGCGTGTGGCGCGCGAGGTGGGGACGGAGGGCAAGCTGGGCGGCCAGGCCGTGGTGAAGGGCGTGGCAGGCACGTGGAAGGACCTCACGGACAACGTGAACTCCATGGCGTCGAACCTGACGTCCCAGGTGCGCAACATCGCCGAGGTGACGACGGCCGTCGCCAAGGGCGACCTGTCGAAGAAAATCACCGTGGATGTGCAGGGCGAAATCCTGGAGCTGAAGAACACCATCAACACGATGGTGGACCAGCTCAACTCGTTCGCCTCGGAAGTGACGCGCGTGGCGCGCGAGGTGGGCACCGAGGGCAAGCTGGGCGGTCAGGCCGAGGTGAAGGGCGTGGCCGGCACGTGGAAGGACCTCACGGACAACGTGAACTCCATGGCCTCCAATCTCACCACGCAGGTGCGCGGCATCGCCAAGGTCGTGACGTCGGTGGCCAACGGCGACCTGAAGCGCAAGCTGGTGGTGGACGCGAAGGGTGAAATCGCCGAGCTGGCGGACACCATCAACGGCATGATCGACACCCTGGCGGTGTTCGCCGACCAGGTGACGACGGTGGCCCGCGAGGTGGGCATCGAAGGGAAGCTGGGTGGTCAGGCCCGTGTGCCCGGTACGGCGGGCATCTGGCGCGACCTCACGGACAACGTGAACCAGCTCGCCGCCAACCTCACCACGCAGGTGCGCGCCATCGCCGAGGTGGCCACCGCCGTGACGAAGGGTGACCTCACGCGGTTCATCACCGTGTCCGCCCAGGGCGAAGTGGCCGCCCTGAAGGACAACATCAACGAGATGATCCGCAACCTGAAGGACACCACGCGGAAGAACACGGAGCAGGATTGGCTCAAGACGAACCTGGCCAAGTTCACCCGCGTTCTCCAGGGGCAGCGGGATTTGCTCACGGTGTCCAAGGTCATCCTGTCGGAGCTGGCGCCGCTGGTGGATGCCCAGCACGGCGTCTTCTACATCTCCGAGCGCGCGGACGGCGGCGACCAGATGCTCAAGCTGCTGGCGTCCTACGCGTACCGCCAGCGCAAGGGACTGGCGAACACCTTCAAGTACGGCGAGGGCCTGGTGGGCCAGTGCGCCCTGGAGAAGGAGCCCATCCTCCTGTCGGACGTGCCGGACAGCTACATCCGCATCGCGTCCGGCCTGGGCGAGGAGGTGCCACGCAACATCGTGGTGCTGCCGGTGCTCTTCGAAGGGGAAGTCAAAGCCGTCATCGAGCTGGCCTCCTTCCACACCTTCAGTGAGGTCCATATGGGCTTCCTGGAGCAGCTCACGGAGTCCATCGGCATCGTGCTCAACACGATTGCCGCCAACATGCGCACCGAGGCGCTGCTGAAGCAGTCGCAGGCGCTGACGGACGAGCTCCGCAAGCAGCAGGAGGAGCTGACGGAGACGAACAAGCGCCTGGAGCAGCAGGCCACTTCGCTTCAGCAGTCGGAGGAGCTGCTCAAGCGTCAGCAGGAGGAGCTGCGCAGCACCAACGAGGAGCTCCAGGAGAAGGCGAAGCTGCTCTCCGAGCAGAAGACGGAGGTGGAGCGCAAGAATGGCGAGGTGGAGCAGGCCAAGCTCGCCCTGGAGGAGAAGGCCGAACAGCTGAGCCTCACGTCCAAGTACAAGTCCGAGTTCCTGGCCAACATGAGCCACGAGCTGCGTACGCCGCTCAACTCGCTGCTCATCCTCAGCCAGACGCTCAGTGACAACGTGGATGGCAACCTCACGTCGCGGCAGGTGGAGTTCGCCAAGACGATTCACGCGTCCGGCGCGGACCTGCTGGAGCTCATCAACGACATCCTCGACCTGTCGAAGATTGAATCCGGCACCATGGCGGTGGACGTGGGTCCGCTGCGCTTCGGCGACTTGCGCGAGTTCGTGGACCGCACCTTCCGGCAGGTGGCGGACAAAAAGGGGTTGGAGTTCCACATCGGCCTGGGGGATTCACTGCCCGGCGAGCTGGAGACGGACGCGAAGCGCCTGCAACAGGTGCTCAAGAACCTGCTGTCCAACGCCTTCAAGTTCACCGAGTCCGGCTCGGTGTCGCTGCACATCGGTCTGGCGAAGGGCGGCTGGTCTCCGGACCACGCCATGTTGTCCTCCGCGCCCTCGGTGGTCGCCTTCACCGTGGCGGACACAGGCATCGGCATCCCGAAGGACAAGCATCAAATCATCTTCGAGGCCTTCCAGCAGGCGGATGGCTCCACCGCCCGCAAGTACGGGGGCACCGGCCTGGGCCTGTCCATCAGCCGTGAAATCGCGCGACTGCTCGGCGGCGAAATCCGGCTGGAGAGCGACGTGGGCAGGGGCAGCGCCTTCACCCTCTACCTGCCGCTGGCCTTCATGGCGGAGCGTCCGCCGGAGGAGCATGCGCGCTGGGACTACAACCCGCTGGCCACCACGGTGCTCCCCGCGCCCATCGCGGAGCCAGTCTCCGAGTCGCGGGTGTCTTCGCTGAGCCGGATGGACATCGACGATGACCGGAGCTCCATCCTGCCTGGAGACAAGGTGCTGCTGGCCGTGACGCACCTGGCGGACCATGCCGCGCGCCTGCGTGCCGCGGCGCAGGGCACGGGCTTCAAGCTGCTGGTGTCTACCGAGGTGGAGGACGCGCTGGACGCCGTCCGCAACACGCGGCCAGCGGCCGTGGCGGTGGACCTGGACCTGCCGGAGATGGCGGGCTGGGTGGTGCTGGACCGGCTGAAGCACGACGCGTCCACTCGCGCGCTGCCGGTGTACACGGTGTCGGTGGAGGACCACCGCGAGCGCTCGCTCAACCTGGGCGCCATTGGCCACCTGCGCGCGGCGGCGGACCCGGAGGCGGCGGTGGCCGCGCTGGAGTCCCTCAAGCGCTTCGTGGAGCGCAAGGGCCGCGGGCTGCTCGTGGTGGAGGACGACCCCGTCCACCGCCAGACGCTGACGGAGCTCCTGGGCAGTGATGACGTGCAGACGGTGGCGGTGGGGACCGCGGCGGAGGCCCTGGCCGCGCTGGCCGAGCGCCGCTTCGACTGCATGGTGCTGGACCTGGGGCTGCCGGACATGCCCGGCACGGAGCTCATCCGCCGCGTCCATGAGGCGCACGGCGCGGGCGGGCCGCCGCTCATCGTCTACACGGGCCGCGAGCTGACGCGCGCCCAGGAGACGGAGCTGCGGCGGGTGGCCGAGGCCATCGTGGTGAAGGACGCGCAGAGCCCGGAGCGGCTGCTGGAGGAGACGAGCCTGTTCCTCCACCGCTCGCCCTCGGACCTGACCGAGCCCAAGCGCCGCATGCTGGAGAAGGCGCGCGAGAAGGACCCCTTGCTGGTGAACCGCAAGGTGCTGGTCGTGGACGACGACGTGCGCAACATCTTCGCCCTCAACACCGTGCTGGAGCGCTACGGCATGAAGGTGGCCTTCGCGGAGAGCGCTCGCGAGGGACTGGACCAGTTGGAGAAGGACGCCGACATCGAGCTGGTGCTGATGGACGTGATGATGCCGGAGATGGACGGCTACCAGGCCATGCGCGCCATCCGCCGCATGGAGCGCTTCGTCCATCTGCCCATCCTGGCCCTCACCGCCAAGGCCATGAAGGGGGACCGGGAGAAGTGCCTGGAGGCCGGTGCGTCCGACTACATCACCAAGCCGGTGGACATCGAGAAGCTGCTCAGCCTGCTGCGCGTGTGGCTGCACGCGCCGCGGGGCATGCCGCCGCGCGGTTCGCGCACGGAGGTCTCCGGATGA
- a CDS encoding AraC family transcriptional regulator has product MPPPRLARARVPPSREDRWLGRVFFGPRRLMYVGPLAPTDPHAHPTFQVLLSLDAPVRLRDARQQEVACQAAVVPPDAEHAIVEGALAAVLLHVPAEDLVGRRLATLGIGADAAAWGAAGERLRACGIGRLPVRWAEAEAQTQVLLRELQADAGVAKPTHPAVKKLLRLLPEALEEDVRLATLAPRVGLSVGRLSHLFSAQVGFPLRPYILWLRLHRAAEHLQQGASLTEAAHAAGFTDSAHLNHAFRRTFGLKPSEIAGVVEWVRPPSR; this is encoded by the coding sequence ATGCCGCCTCCTCGCCTCGCCCGCGCCCGTGTGCCGCCTTCCCGTGAGGACCGGTGGTTGGGGCGCGTCTTCTTCGGCCCCCGGCGCTTGATGTACGTGGGGCCGCTCGCTCCAACGGACCCGCACGCCCACCCCACCTTTCAGGTCCTGCTGTCCCTGGACGCGCCGGTGCGCCTGCGCGACGCCCGTCAGCAGGAGGTCGCATGTCAGGCGGCCGTCGTTCCTCCGGACGCCGAGCACGCCATCGTTGAAGGCGCCCTGGCAGCGGTGCTGCTCCACGTCCCCGCGGAGGACCTGGTGGGCCGCAGGCTGGCGACGCTGGGCATTGGCGCGGACGCGGCCGCGTGGGGCGCGGCGGGCGAACGTTTGAGGGCCTGTGGCATTGGCCGGTTGCCGGTGCGCTGGGCGGAGGCCGAGGCGCAGACGCAGGTCCTGCTGCGTGAGCTCCAAGCCGACGCGGGCGTCGCGAAGCCCACCCACCCCGCGGTGAAGAAGCTGCTGCGGCTGCTGCCAGAGGCGCTGGAGGAAGACGTGCGTCTGGCCACGCTCGCTCCGCGCGTGGGCTTGTCGGTGGGCCGGCTGTCGCATCTGTTCAGCGCGCAGGTGGGCTTCCCCTTGCGGCCCTACATCCTCTGGCTGCGCCTGCACCGGGCCGCCGAGCATCTGCAACAAGGCGCGTCGCTCACCGAGGCCGCGCACGCCGCGGGCTTCACCGACAGCGCGCACCTGAACCACGCCTTCCGCCGCACCTTCGGCCTCAAGCCTTCGGAGATTGCCGGGGTGGTGGAGTGGGTGCGCCCGCCCTCGCGATAG